The Oncorhynchus nerka isolate Pitt River linkage group LG12, Oner_Uvic_2.0, whole genome shotgun sequence genome includes a region encoding these proteins:
- the LOC115138670 gene encoding G-protein coupled receptor 135 produces the protein MDFPVNIALLGTSNSTAPDNTSGTGLTLEIVTIAPVLHSFFTKASRGNLTGGGDENQQHIPVQSAEGNSVLQGITVAAQALLLLVIFLLSSLGNSAVVIVIIKHRQLRTVTNAFIMSLSLSDFLTAVLCLPFSFMMLFSKDGVWMFGDRFCVANGFFNACFGIISTLTMTLISFDRYYAIVRQPQEKIGRRKAITLLVAVWLTAVFFSIPWYLVMRTSKDLVVHKRGFYHCMYVFHTGTSRVGTSYSIALIVVCYLLPFALMCFCHYNICKTVRLSEIRVRPVTTYAYLLRFYSEMRTATTVLIMIVFIIFCWGPYCLMGIITAVGDYSFNPVMDTVAMWMAWANGAINPLIYAIRNPNISMLLGRSREEGYRTRNISAYLSTQTQSRDVRTRADQIRDRYGANNRLSSSSPANGGEVAMWACKNPAVFFCRDAQPDTLSEPTVSKVETADTSL, from the coding sequence ATGGATTTCCCCGTGAACATTGCATTGCTTGGCACCAGCAACTCCACCGCTCCAGACAACACCTCTGGCACGGGTTTAACGCTGGAAATAGTCACCATAGCACCGGTGTTACACAGCTTTTTTACGAAGGCCAGTCGTGGAAACCTTACGGGCGGAGGCGACGAAAACCAACAACACATACCCGTGCAGAGCGCGGAGGGAAACTCGGTCCTCCAGGGCATTACGGTGGCAGCTCAAGCCTTGTTGCTCCTGGttatcttcctcctctctagtttAGGGAATTCTGCGGTGGTGATTGTCATAATAAAACATCGACAGCTGAGAACCGTTACCAATGCTTTCATCATGTCCCTTTCACTGTCTGATTTCTTGACGGCCGTTCTTTGTTTACCGTTCTCGTTCATGATGCTCTTCAGCAAAGATGGTGTGTGGATGTTTGGAGACCGTTTCTGCGTCGCCAACGGGTTCTTCAACGCATGCTTTGGTATTATTTCCACACTGACAATGACTCTAATTTCCTTTGACCGGTATTATGCCATCGTGAGGCAACCTCAGGAGAAGATAGGCAGGAGGAAGGCCATAACACTGTTGGTGGCAGTGTGGTTAACAGCAGTGTTTTTCTCCATTCCATGGTACCTGGTGATGCGAACATCCAAGGATCTAGTCGTCCATAAAAGGGGCTTCTACCACTGTATGTATGTCTTTCACACTGGTACTTCTAGGGTGGGTACCTCTTACAGTATAGCTTTAATAGTGGTGTGTTATCTCCTTCCGTTTGCGCTCATGTGTTTCTGTCATTATAACATATGTAAGACCGTTAGGTTATCAGAAATAAGGGTGCGGCCGGTGACCACTTACGCGTATTTACTCCGGTTTTATAGTGAGATGAGGACGGCCACGACAGTGCTGATTATGATAGTGTTTATCATCTTCTGCTGGGGCCCCTACTGTCTGATGGGTATCATCACCGCCGTGGGAGATTACTCATTCAACCCTGTCATGGACACCGTGGCAATGTGGATGGCATGGGCAAACGGTGCCATAAACCCGCTCATTTACGCAATTAGAAACCCAAACATATCGATGCTTTTAGGCCGAAGCCGAGAAGAGGGATATAGGACTAGAAACATTTCTGCCTACCTATCGACACAAACCCAAAGCAGGGATGTAAGAACCAGGGCCGACCAAATCAGAGACCGGTACGGTGCAAACAACCGGCTGTCTTCCTCCAGCCCAGCGAACGGAGGAGAGGTTGCGATGTGGGCTTGTAAAAACCCCGCGGTGTTCTTCTGTAGGGATGCTCAGCCCGATACTCTGTCTGAACCCACGGTGTCAAAAGTTGAAACTGCAGATACAAGTCTGTGA